One window of the Thermococcus sp. P6 genome contains the following:
- a CDS encoding NAD(P)/FAD-dependent oxidoreductase, with product MKAVVVGSGIGGLLTASFLARGGHEVTVLERAPYIGGRFTNLSYRGFGLSTGAFHMVPHGENGPLAHLLGLLGANVRIVNSSPKGMILYGGRTFHYREGWKHLSLREKARAMKLMAEIKRNRLPKGEEAEMSGREWIREKVGDNEFVDLFIESFLGWADSVLDVPAGELAREIKATLRWGGPGLIKGGCRAVTDELARIVRSNGGRILTRKNVAEIDVDSRRVLTSDGEEFPYDTLISNAGIKETVELIGRENFEADYLRRVDSLKPGEGIKYNVALRGKTRIGNTVVFTLDAERINGYNEPSSLSPELAREGYTLLMFHHALRGRNLKREREKGIEDIHRILPDLDREGEILLIQSYLDGNPVNRVASGQTVEDFPMEGVYVVGDAYKLPGGIEVEGIALGVMRTLERLGLGNFGEWYL from the coding sequence ATGAAGGCTGTGGTTGTGGGCTCTGGAATAGGGGGATTGCTAACGGCTTCCTTCCTCGCAAGAGGGGGGCATGAGGTTACGGTTCTCGAGAGGGCGCCCTACATCGGCGGTCGCTTCACGAACCTGAGCTACAGGGGCTTCGGTCTCTCAACGGGAGCCTTTCACATGGTCCCCCACGGTGAGAACGGCCCGCTTGCCCATCTCCTCGGACTCCTCGGTGCGAACGTCCGGATAGTCAACTCCAGCCCGAAGGGGATGATCCTCTACGGGGGAAGGACCTTCCACTACAGGGAGGGGTGGAAGCACCTAAGCCTCAGGGAGAAGGCCCGGGCCATGAAGCTTATGGCAGAGATAAAGCGGAACAGGCTTCCTAAGGGAGAAGAGGCCGAGATGAGCGGAAGGGAGTGGATAAGGGAAAAGGTTGGGGACAACGAGTTCGTTGACCTCTTCATAGAGAGCTTTCTCGGATGGGCGGACAGCGTTCTGGACGTCCCGGCGGGGGAACTGGCGAGGGAGATAAAGGCGACTCTGAGATGGGGTGGGCCCGGGCTGATAAAAGGCGGCTGCAGGGCCGTAACGGACGAGCTGGCGAGAATAGTCCGGTCAAACGGTGGGAGAATCCTCACGCGGAAGAACGTGGCCGAGATAGACGTCGATTCTCGGAGGGTTCTAACGTCTGACGGCGAGGAGTTCCCCTACGATACGCTGATATCGAACGCCGGGATAAAGGAAACCGTGGAGCTGATCGGTAGGGAGAACTTCGAGGCCGACTACCTGAGGAGGGTCGATTCCTTAAAGCCGGGTGAGGGGATAAAATACAACGTCGCGCTCAGGGGAAAAACGAGGATCGGAAACACGGTTGTGTTCACACTGGATGCGGAGCGCATAAACGGCTACAACGAACCCTCGAGCCTCTCGCCGGAGCTGGCGAGGGAAGGGTACACCCTCCTGATGTTCCACCACGCCCTCAGGGGAAGGAACCTCAAAAGGGAGAGGGAAAAGGGCATCGAAGACATCCACCGCATCCTTCCCGACCTCGACCGGGAGGGTGAGATACTGCTGATCCAGAGTTACCTCGACGGAAACCCCGTCAACAGGGTCGCCAGCGGGCAGACGGTTGAAGACTTCCCCATGGAGGGTGTCTACGTCGTTGGCGACGCCTACAAACTCCCCGGGGGAATAGAGGTCGAGGGGATAGCCCTCGGCGTTATGAGGACGCTTGAGAGACTCGGCCTCGGGAACTTCGGTGAATGGTACCTTTAG
- a CDS encoding NAD(P)/FAD-dependent oxidoreductase produces MKTRIAVIGAGVVGSSIARVLSMYENLEVHLIEKNVDAGMGVSKANTGIIHPGHEDDPEKYPLRAKLCVKGNRLWYDWTRELRIPIRWPGELMIALEEEDLKVAEYYLELARKNGVPGVRLVEGDELLKLEPNANPNAAGALWAPTAGMMSSPTAAVSIAENAVDNGVRFHPETEVRGIAVEGGEVKGVETSAGFIEADIVINAAGLYADRISRMAGVEHSKDGTPIRIRPRRGQYYIFDDDAGPKVRRIVHQTPTPTTKGVYVITENNGGVMIGPTAEDLPEEAKEDTSTTREGLEFVWRMAKKLVKDLPPRSRVIRTFAGLRPEPPDGRWIIEAYDDPAGFINVAGIRSPGLTAAPAIAHYVVDELIGKELDVKLTPKSRWNPYGKALWLKALPEEKRAELIRENPAYGRVVCMCRTITEGDVLHAINRMKRMGVRTVSLEGIKLRTGAMGGTCQGSFCRVRIARIIARETGEPLWKVTHRGEGTEYGIGDVKVLLRGEKDEE; encoded by the coding sequence ATGAAGACGAGGATTGCCGTTATAGGTGCGGGCGTGGTCGGATCCTCCATAGCCCGGGTTCTCAGCATGTACGAGAACCTCGAGGTCCACCTCATCGAGAAGAACGTTGACGCTGGCATGGGTGTAAGCAAGGCCAACACGGGCATAATCCACCCGGGTCACGAGGACGATCCCGAAAAATATCCGCTGAGGGCGAAGCTCTGCGTGAAGGGAAACAGGCTGTGGTACGACTGGACGAGAGAACTCAGGATACCCATCAGATGGCCGGGCGAGCTTATGATAGCCCTCGAGGAGGAGGACCTGAAGGTCGCGGAGTACTATCTGGAACTCGCCCGGAAGAACGGGGTTCCGGGTGTAAGGCTCGTTGAGGGAGACGAGCTCCTGAAACTCGAGCCCAACGCCAACCCGAACGCCGCCGGGGCGCTGTGGGCACCCACGGCCGGCATGATGTCATCACCAACAGCTGCAGTATCTATCGCGGAGAACGCTGTGGACAACGGGGTCAGATTTCATCCGGAGACGGAGGTAAGGGGAATAGCCGTTGAGGGGGGAGAGGTGAAGGGTGTTGAGACCAGCGCGGGCTTCATAGAGGCGGATATCGTGATAAACGCGGCGGGTCTCTACGCCGACAGGATCTCCCGAATGGCGGGGGTGGAACACTCAAAGGACGGAACCCCCATCAGGATACGCCCAAGGAGGGGGCAGTACTACATCTTTGACGACGATGCGGGACCCAAGGTCAGGAGAATAGTTCACCAGACGCCCACGCCGACCACGAAGGGCGTCTACGTCATAACCGAGAACAACGGCGGTGTGATGATCGGACCCACGGCTGAGGATCTGCCGGAGGAGGCGAAGGAGGACACCTCCACGACCCGGGAGGGACTGGAGTTCGTCTGGAGGATGGCCAAAAAGCTCGTTAAGGACCTTCCCCCGAGGAGCAGGGTTATAAGAACCTTCGCAGGTCTAAGACCCGAACCACCGGACGGCAGGTGGATAATAGAGGCCTACGACGATCCTGCGGGTTTCATAAACGTGGCGGGAATACGCTCCCCGGGACTCACGGCCGCCCCTGCAATAGCCCACTACGTCGTCGACGAGCTGATCGGGAAAGAGCTTGACGTGAAGCTAACCCCAAAATCCCGGTGGAATCCCTACGGGAAAGCCCTCTGGCTCAAGGCCCTTCCGGAGGAAAAGCGGGCCGAGCTCATAAGGGAAAACCCGGCCTACGGAAGGGTAGTCTGCATGTGCCGGACGATAACCGAGGGGGACGTACTGCACGCGATAAACAGAATGAAGCGGATGGGGGTCAGGACCGTTAGCCTCGAGGGGATAAAACTCAGAACGGGAGCCATGGGCGGAACCTGTCAGGGAAGTTTCTGCCGGGTGAGGATAGCGAGGATAATAGCGAGGGAAACGGGGGAGCCCCTCTGGAAGGTCACCCATAGGGGGGAGGGAACGGAGTACGGAATCGGCGACGTGAAGGTCCTCCTCAGGGGGGAGAAGGATGAAGAGTGA
- a CDS encoding NAD(P)/FAD-dependent oxidoreductase, with protein MKSEYDAVVIGGGPAGLAAATKAKELGMDVLLIESRDYLGGIPVQCVHPGFGVHYFGEDLTGTEFAHRLIERFRKAGVEYRTNAHVLEVIPHSYRHRTLKIVTEDGLFTVMAKTIIYAAGARERHMFEIGITGRRDVGIYTAGEAQTMMDIDGIMPGKEVVIVGSGDVGLIMARRFALEGARVKAVIEILPYPGGLTRNVVQCLEDFGIPIHLNHAVIRVDGRKRVESVTVARVDKNLKPIPGTEEKIECDTVILAAGLVPYLKVLEKAGVEVDPATGGPVVNSYLETSIPGIFVAGNALIINDLVDYVVEQGEEAARGAYEFVKNDGLPALRWRKLVKGRNVRLAVPHYLTDTKDTVIYARVSKPEEKVKVRFPEIGKEIRLPFVKPSEMIRVKLKAEEIARAKGTITMEVVRDE; from the coding sequence ATGAAGAGTGAGTACGATGCGGTGGTGATCGGTGGCGGGCCGGCCGGTCTCGCAGCGGCCACGAAGGCGAAGGAACTCGGAATGGACGTTCTGCTGATAGAGAGCAGGGACTACCTCGGCGGAATACCCGTCCAGTGCGTCCATCCGGGCTTCGGGGTCCACTACTTCGGGGAGGACCTGACCGGAACGGAGTTCGCGCACCGGCTCATCGAGAGGTTCAGGAAGGCCGGGGTGGAGTACCGCACGAACGCCCACGTCCTCGAGGTGATTCCGCACTCCTACAGGCACAGGACCCTCAAGATCGTAACGGAGGACGGACTCTTCACCGTGATGGCGAAGACGATAATCTACGCGGCGGGAGCCCGGGAGAGGCACATGTTCGAGATCGGAATAACCGGCCGCAGGGACGTTGGAATCTACACCGCCGGGGAAGCCCAGACCATGATGGACATCGACGGGATAATGCCCGGAAAGGAGGTGGTCATAGTAGGTTCGGGGGACGTGGGGCTGATAATGGCGAGGCGCTTCGCCCTCGAGGGCGCCCGCGTTAAGGCTGTGATAGAGATACTGCCCTACCCCGGCGGTCTCACGAGGAACGTCGTTCAGTGCCTCGAGGATTTCGGAATTCCGATCCATCTCAACCACGCCGTGATAAGGGTCGATGGAAGAAAGAGGGTCGAGAGCGTAACCGTAGCCCGTGTGGACAAAAACCTGAAGCCCATACCCGGAACGGAGGAGAAGATAGAGTGCGATACGGTGATACTCGCGGCGGGTCTGGTTCCCTACCTGAAGGTGCTGGAGAAAGCCGGAGTCGAGGTGGACCCGGCCACGGGAGGACCGGTCGTCAACAGCTACCTCGAAACGAGCATTCCGGGTATCTTCGTGGCCGGAAACGCGCTGATTATCAACGATCTTGTTGACTACGTGGTCGAGCAGGGAGAGGAAGCCGCCAGAGGGGCCTACGAGTTCGTCAAAAACGACGGTCTGCCCGCCCTCAGGTGGAGGAAGCTCGTGAAGGGAAGGAACGTTAGACTTGCCGTCCCGCACTACCTTACCGACACGAAAGATACCGTGATCTACGCGAGGGTCTCCAAGCCCGAGGAGAAGGTTAAGGTCCGCTTCCCCGAGATCGGGAAGGAGATACGCCTACCCTTCGTCAAACCCTCGGAGATGATACGGGTGAAGCTAAAGGCCGAGGAGATAGCCCGAGCGAAAGGAACTATCACGATGGAGGTCGTTCGGGATGAGTGA
- a CDS encoding DUF1667 domain-containing protein produces the protein MSERKFKLTCIVCPLGCEVEVTMEDGRITKVEGCRCPRGRDYAIQEVTEPKRTVMSVVPVKGGKFPTVAVKSDRPVPKELIPKIMRELAGVELEAPVKVGEIVVENVLGTGANIVATREA, from the coding sequence ATGAGTGAAAGGAAGTTCAAACTCACCTGCATCGTCTGTCCCCTCGGCTGCGAGGTGGAGGTGACGATGGAGGATGGCAGGATAACGAAGGTTGAGGGTTGCAGGTGTCCCCGGGGAAGGGATTATGCTATCCAGGAGGTAACGGAACCCAAGCGTACGGTCATGAGCGTCGTGCCAGTTAAGGGAGGGAAGTTCCCGACGGTTGCCGTGAAAAGCGACAGACCCGTTCCAAAGGAGCTGATACCGAAGATAATGCGCGAGCTCGCCGGTGTGGAACTCGAGGCACCGGTTAAGGTCGGGGAGATAGTGGTGGAGAACGTCCTTGGAACCGGGGCAAACATAGTGGCCACGAGGGAGGCGTAG
- the gor gene encoding glyceraldehyde-3-phosphate:ferredoxin oxidoreductase, protein MKFTVLRINLNEGKVEGEEFEKEGVYGVIDYGIELHERLGTHSIDPYDGRNVTVMGMGPFSGSALPGAHRLVFFFRSPLYGTLFPSTMGGAAYAFKNVGVDFVTFEGKAEKPVVVLLYNDGEKVNVELQEIELEKVLEIWRGYKGEEGVYALTQYLIDTFGGRFDFEYRIAVVGPASLNTNYGGIFSQALRKGKRLVGSEDWAARGGSGSVLLRAHNVVGIIFGGKPGRRNFPGENIGSFKNAKAIVEGVHKKPYNEVVSEKTVKYRFNPKLNSGGTFGGNYPAEGDFVPILNWQMPYIPKEERIKIHENIMKHYWEEFNEEAIKPRNWTTCGEPCPVVCKKHRRGHHVEYEPYEANGPLSGSISLRASDISVHAVDAMGFDAIEFGGTAAWVLELLHRGLLRPEEVGLSGKPEFTKEALIERPVEASEVNARLVAELARRVAFAENEIARIIGLGKRKASIILDERFKDRLDYGESFKDYAVFTPLGEDGEMTPTMYWAIGNYIPLPIQGRYWTFYQFGVFLEPEELAHKIIASALWEFWYDNVGWCRFHRGWMKPVLKALFMEAYGENVDMEGHAREQIKRLIDYARKAGYTPAFWDSMRVIDLIAAGSEEFGNEHWAEKFRIDKVGTAKEYLERVLEAYSRSLDVDWRI, encoded by the coding sequence ATGAAGTTCACGGTTTTACGGATCAACCTCAACGAGGGAAAGGTCGAGGGCGAGGAGTTCGAAAAGGAGGGAGTCTACGGGGTAATCGACTACGGCATAGAGCTCCACGAGAGACTCGGAACCCACAGCATAGACCCCTACGACGGGAGGAACGTTACCGTAATGGGAATGGGGCCCTTCTCGGGTTCGGCCCTTCCCGGCGCCCACAGGTTAGTCTTCTTCTTCCGCTCACCCCTCTACGGCACCCTCTTCCCCTCGACCATGGGCGGAGCGGCCTACGCCTTTAAGAACGTGGGGGTGGACTTCGTCACCTTCGAGGGAAAGGCAGAGAAGCCCGTGGTGGTTCTCCTCTACAACGACGGCGAGAAGGTGAACGTTGAGCTTCAGGAGATAGAACTCGAGAAGGTCCTCGAGATATGGAGGGGTTACAAGGGTGAAGAAGGCGTCTACGCGCTCACCCAGTACCTCATAGACACCTTCGGCGGGAGGTTCGATTTCGAGTACAGGATAGCCGTCGTCGGTCCGGCCTCGCTCAACACCAACTACGGGGGAATATTCTCCCAGGCGCTGAGAAAGGGGAAGAGGCTCGTTGGAAGCGAGGACTGGGCCGCCCGTGGAGGCTCCGGCTCGGTTCTCCTGAGGGCCCACAACGTCGTGGGGATAATCTTCGGCGGAAAGCCCGGAAGAAGGAACTTCCCGGGAGAGAACATCGGCAGCTTCAAGAACGCGAAGGCCATCGTCGAGGGCGTCCACAAGAAGCCCTACAACGAGGTGGTTAGCGAGAAAACCGTTAAATACCGCTTTAATCCCAAACTCAACAGCGGTGGAACCTTCGGCGGCAACTACCCGGCCGAGGGTGACTTTGTTCCAATCCTGAACTGGCAGATGCCCTACATTCCAAAGGAGGAGCGCATTAAGATCCACGAGAACATTATGAAGCACTACTGGGAGGAATTCAACGAGGAGGCCATAAAACCAAGGAACTGGACCACCTGTGGAGAACCCTGTCCCGTGGTGTGCAAGAAGCACCGCAGGGGCCACCACGTCGAGTACGAGCCCTACGAGGCCAACGGACCCCTGAGCGGAAGCATAAGCCTGAGGGCCAGCGACATAAGCGTGCATGCGGTTGACGCGATGGGCTTCGATGCCATAGAGTTCGGTGGGACCGCGGCGTGGGTTTTGGAACTGCTCCACCGCGGCCTGCTCAGGCCGGAGGAGGTTGGCCTAAGCGGTAAGCCGGAGTTCACGAAGGAGGCGCTCATTGAAAGGCCGGTTGAAGCGAGCGAGGTTAACGCCAGACTCGTGGCCGAGCTTGCCCGCAGGGTGGCCTTCGCCGAGAACGAGATAGCGAGGATAATCGGCCTCGGAAAGAGGAAGGCTTCCATAATCCTTGACGAGAGGTTCAAGGACAGGCTTGACTACGGAGAGAGCTTCAAGGACTACGCCGTTTTCACGCCGCTCGGCGAGGACGGAGAGATGACCCCGACGATGTACTGGGCCATTGGGAACTACATCCCCCTCCCGATTCAGGGGCGCTACTGGACGTTCTACCAGTTTGGAGTCTTTTTAGAGCCCGAGGAGCTCGCCCATAAGATAATCGCCTCGGCCCTCTGGGAGTTCTGGTACGATAACGTCGGCTGGTGCCGGTTCCACAGGGGATGGATGAAGCCCGTTCTCAAGGCCCTCTTCATGGAGGCCTACGGTGAAAACGTCGACATGGAAGGACACGCAAGGGAACAGATCAAGAGGCTCATCGACTATGCCAGAAAAGCCGGCTACACCCCGGCCTTCTGGGACTCCATGAGGGTCATAGACCTGATAGCCGCCGGAAGCGAGGAGTTCGGGAACGAGCACTGGGCCGAAAAGTTCAGGATCGACAAGGTCGGCACCGCGAAGGAGTACCTCGAGAGGGTTCTCGAGGCCTACAGCAGGTCCCTCGACGTGGACTGGAGGATCTAA